The following is a genomic window from Pseudomonas sp. FP2335.
GCCAATCATTGTGGCTTCCCAATACTAAATAGCTGGAGATCACCCCGCGAGTCGCCTCGCCGGGTGCTGACAATAAAGGGGGCAACCCCGCAAAAAACTCGCTGAAAGCCGCTGCGCAAGGACTCTGAGACGACTTATCCTTTTCACACGATACAGTGAAGATGCGCTTTATGACTCACAGGTCACTCAATTCTGTGTGGTTTATGCAAAACCTTCAAACAATTAAACCGCGTAAACGACAGCGGCCCAGCCTGTTTCCAGGCTGGGCCGCTGGGGATGACGCCGTTTACATCTTGTTGAACAGGCTCAACTGCGAGACTTTCACAAATGCCAGCTGCGAGGCTTCGAGCATGGTTTGCTGCAAGGTCAGGTTGATCGCGGCCTCACCCATATCGACGTTGGCCAGGGCACTCATAGTGCTGGTATTGGCCAGGCCGACACTGGTGTTTTCGCTGGACTGCACATTCAGCGCATTCTGCCGCGCACCGATGGAGCCACGCACGTTATCCACCTGGTCGGTTGAGCTGGTCAGGTTACTGACGGCAGCGTTCAAGGCGTCCTGCAGCTTGACCCGTGCACCGGGAATTCCATCCGCCGGTTGCTCCAGAGCAATGCGCAGCTGACTCAAGGTATCGAGGGCGCTCTGGGTTTTGTGGGTACTGGCACCGACCGAAAACTGATCGCCGACGTTCGGCGCGCCGCTCAGGCTGAACGTAACGCCCGCCGCCGTGATCGTCGGGCTCGGCGTGGCGGTCGCATCGATGACACCCGAATCAATCGCCTTGCTGTTGGGGGTGTAGGGCTGCGAAAACACCTCGTAGGCGTTCGGATCGGTATCGCTGAACTTGATCAGCACGCCACTGTTGGCCGGGAAGGTGCTGGCGTACTTGGCCGGGCTACTGACCGTGGCATTGGTCAGTTGCGTCGGCGACGTGTTACTCGCGGTGCGGGCGACGTTGAACGTGTCCGGCTTGGCCGAGAGCGTGAACTCACGCCCCTTGACCATCGCATCGGCATCCGGCCCGGAGGCCTTGTCGGTCAGGTCGACACTGATGTCGAACTTGACCCCACGCAGGTTGACGCTGGCACTGCCCTCCTTGGTAGAGTCGAACGTCCCGTTGCCCGGAAGCTGCGAGGTAATGTCGTTGCCGCCTTTATCCGTCACCACATACTGGGTGCTGCTGGTGAAGGTCAGCTTGTACGGCTGGCCGTCGGCGTACGACTTGTTGTATTCAATACCCGACGTCACCAGGCCCGCCGAAATGGCGACCTTGTGATCGTCCACTTGCGACGGAGTAGTCGCGGGCGGCACGGGTGCAGGCGTGGTGTACGTGGACTTCGTGCGGCTGTTGTTGACCGCGCCTTCCAGGATCGTCTTGC
Proteins encoded in this region:
- a CDS encoding flagellar hook-associated protein 3; its protein translation is MRISTQQYFDTSATRYTDNYSSVVKAQQQASSGVRVQTAADDPVAAQRLLMLQQQKDMLAQYSGNITNIQSSLTNEESVLDAINTTLQAASQLALKAGGVTSDADRKSISVEVGALEDQLLGLLNSKDAAGKYLFSGSKTDTPPYSRNNDGTYNYQGDENELSLQVSETLTVRTGDTGKTILEGAVNNSRTKSTYTTPAPVPPATTPSQVDDHKVAISAGLVTSGIEYNKSYADGQPYKLTFTSSTQYVVTDKGGNDITSQLPGNGTFDSTKEGSASVNLRGVKFDISVDLTDKASGPDADAMVKGREFTLSAKPDTFNVARTASNTSPTQLTNATVSSPAKYASTFPANSGVLIKFSDTDPNAYEVFSQPYTPNSKAIDSGVIDATATPSPTITAAGVTFSLSGAPNVGDQFSVGASTHKTQSALDTLSQLRIALEQPADGIPGARVKLQDALNAAVSNLTSSTDQVDNVRGSIGARQNALNVQSSENTSVGLANTSTMSALANVDMGEAAINLTLQQTMLEASQLAFVKVSQLSLFNKM